CGGCCAGGGTCAGGATGGCCAGGGAGAGCGCGGCAAAGAGCCAGGTCCGCTGCAAGGAGAATTCGCCGCGTGGAATGGGGCGGTTGGCCGTGCGCGGATTGGCCGCGTCGAGCGACGCATCCACCGCACGATTGACCGCCATGGCCAACGTGCGCGCGGAGGCCATGGCCAGCGTGATCCAGATGAACTGCCACCATGTCGGCCAGCCCCCGGCTGCCAACACCATGCCCAAATAGGCGAAGGGCAGGGCGAAGATGGTGTGCTCGAATTTAATCATTTCGAGAAACGTGCGCACTTGCTTCATGACATCCCTCAGGCCAGCACGGCCACTGGAACGAAATCTGACCGCGTCAACGCCCCAAGCCGGGAAGGAATCGGTGTGGGCGCCAGCTCGGTCTCGCTGTAGGCCCGATCGAACGTGCGCACCAGGCGATAACGGCTGTCGCGCTGCGCGGGGGTGAAGCCGGCCTGGCGAATCTGCGCATGCAGGTCGTAGATGGTCATGCGCGGGTTTTCTTCGGTGTAGGCGTTGGCCGCGCTGACCACATTTTCTTCCAGCATGGTGCTGCCAAAGTCATTGGCGCCAGCGTAGAGCGCGCGGCGCGCCGTTTCCAGCCCTTGCGTCGGCCAACTGGCCTGGAAGTTCTGGAAATTGTCCAGGTAGATGCGCGCCACGGCGTTGGTGTGCAGATATTCGTCATAGTTCGCACCGTATTTGGCCCGATGGCGGCTGCGGCCCAGGCTGTTGGTTGTGCTGAGCTGCGCCGTCCACATGATGAACGCGGTGAAGCCATTCCCGTGCGCCGCCAGGCTCTCCGCCTGCAGATTGCGCAGGTTGGTCAGCGAGTTGATGCGGTTTTGCAGCGTCTCCCCAAAGCCGATGACCATCGTGGCCGAGGTGGTCATGTCCAGGCGCTGCGCGATGCGCATGGCCTCCAGCCACTCCGCCGTCCGGGTCTTCTTGGGGGTGATGCGCTTGCGCACCTCATCGTCCAGGATTTCGCCGCCGCCGCCCGGCAGGCCATCGAGACCGGCCGCCTGCAGGCGTTGCAGCACCTGCGCCATCGTCATCCCTTCGATTTTGGCAATCGCCTCGATCTCCGACGGACTGAAGCAGTCCAGCTCGATTTCGGGATAGGTGGTTTTCAACCAGCGCAGCATCTCCTCGTACCACTCGATGCGCAGGTCGGGATTGTGCCCGCCCTGCATCAGGATGCGCGTGCCGCCCCAGGCGATCAGTTCTTCGATCTTTTCGCCAATCTCGGCCTTCGTGCGCACGTAGACTTCGGGATGCCCCGGCACGCGGTAGAACGAACAGAACTGGCAGTCGGTCGTACACGCGTTGGTGTAGTTGATGTTGCGATCCACCAGGTAGGTCACCTGACCGGGCGTGGTGCGCGCCAGGCGCAGTTGATGCGCCACAGCCATCGTCGCCTCCGGATCGCCGTCCTGGTACAGGATCAACCCTTCTGCGGGCGTCAGGCGCTCGCCTTGCGCCGCCTTCGCCAAAATATCATTTATGTTCATCACATCAATTCACTGTTTGATCGTCACTGCTCAGATTGAAATTCAGCCTGATTGGGGCAGGAATTCGCTCGTGGCGGAGTCCACCACAGAGAGATCCTGTTCATCCTGTTCATC
The DNA window shown above is from Candidatus Amarolinea dominans and carries:
- a CDS encoding CofH family radical SAM protein; amino-acid sequence: MNINDILAKAAQGERLTPAEGLILYQDGDPEATMAVAHQLRLARTTPGQVTYLVDRNINYTNACTTDCQFCSFYRVPGHPEVYVRTKAEIGEKIEELIAWGGTRILMQGGHNPDLRIEWYEEMLRWLKTTYPEIELDCFSPSEIEAIAKIEGMTMAQVLQRLQAAGLDGLPGGGGEILDDEVRKRITPKKTRTAEWLEAMRIAQRLDMTTSATMVIGFGETLQNRINSLTNLRNLQAESLAAHGNGFTAFIMWTAQLSTTNSLGRSRHRAKYGANYDEYLHTNAVARIYLDNFQNFQASWPTQGLETARRALYAGANDFGSTMLEENVVSAANAYTEENPRMTIYDLHAQIRQAGFTPAQRDSRYRLVRTFDRAYSETELAPTPIPSRLGALTRSDFVPVAVLA